AGAAGCTGTAAATTGTGCTGAGGTGATCATATGTCGAAGGGGTTCTTGCGGAGGATTGTTGAGAGAGAAAGGCTGAGGGAGGAAAGGCTTAGAGAGATCGTTGACAGGTTTAAGGTGACGGTCATCCTCTTTGGATCCAGGGCAAGAGGGGGATCCACTCCAGCGAGCGATTATGACCTCCTGATAATCTACGATGACCCTGCCGAGCTGGAAAAGCTTCTGAGCTCTTTCAAGGATGCCAGAATTCCTGTAGATGTACATGCCTTCACCCTGGAAGACGCTCTAAATACAATGCCAACCTCGACCATAATTCTGGATGCCCTGGAGGAGGGGGCCGTGCTGAAGGAGAGC
This Candidatus Korarchaeota archaeon NZ13-K DNA region includes the following protein-coding sequences:
- a CDS encoding nucleotidyltransferase domain-containing protein, which encodes MRRIVERERLREERLREIVDRFKVTVILFGSRARGGSTPASDYDLLIIYDDPAELEKLLSSFKDARIPVDVHAFTLEDALNTMPTSTIILDALEEGAVLKES